In Helianthus annuus cultivar XRQ/B chromosome 9, HanXRQr2.0-SUNRISE, whole genome shotgun sequence, the following are encoded in one genomic region:
- the LOC110879841 gene encoding BTB/POZ and TAZ domain-containing protein 1: protein MCRRPASPSDSVNASGDSTDTYIQIVTSGGRRIPVHHNILASASTVLESIIDRPRKHRSSEKTIPIVGVPCDAVVAFVGFIYSGRCSNEEMEKYGIHLLALSHVYLVPKLKSQCTKELIQRLTIENVVDVLQLARLCDAPDLYLKCMKLVSNKFKAVEETEGWKFLQNHDPFFELEILQFIDETESRRKRSSRHRREQSLYFELSEAMDCLEHICTEGCISVGPHDMVPRKNKAPCNKFSTCQGLQLSIQHFANCKKRVNGGCVRCKQMWQLFKLHASICQLPDSACKVPLCRRFKMREGKEMKNKKEEERWELLVKKVVVARATSSLLLPKRKRVEEDAEQDPIAAACGEANDNHNHVIRRLVC from the exons ATGTGCAGAAGACCGGCATCTCCGTCTGACTCCGTCAATGCTTCCGGTGACTCCACGGACACCTATATCCAGATTGTAACCTCTGGTGGTCGACGGATTCCGGTGCACCATAACATTCTG GCATCAGCTTCGACGGTATTGGAAAGCATAATTGACCGGCCACGTAAGCATCGGAGCTCTGAGAAAACTATTCCGATCGTCGGCGTTCCGTGTGACGCCGTCGTTGCCTTTGTTGGATTCATTTATTCCGGCAG GTGCTCCAATGAAGAAATGGAGAAATATGGGATACATCTATTGGCTCTGTCTCACGTGTACCTGGTCCCAAAACTAAAATCACAGTGCACCAAGGAGTTGATCCAACGGTTAACAATTGAGAACGTGGTTGATGTACTACAACTCGCCCGCCTCTGCGATGCACCTGATCTTTACCTCAAATGCATGAAACTCGTCTCTAACAAATTCAAGGCTGTTGAAGAAACAGAAGGCTGGAAGTTTCTTCAAAATCATGATCCATTCTTCGAACTCGAGATCCTCCAGTTCATAGACGAGACCGAATCC AGGAGGAAGAGGAGCAGCAGACATAGGAGAGAACAAAGTTTGTATTTCGAGTTAAGCGAAGCTATGGATTGTTTGGAACATATTTGTACAGAAGGTTGCATAAGCGTGGGTCCACACGACATGGTACCGCGGAAGAACAAGGCGCCATGTAACAAGTTCTCGACATGCCAAGGACTTCAACTCTCGATTCAACATTTCGCAAACTGTAAGAAGAGAGTTAATGGAGGATGTGTTCGGTGCAAACAGATGTGGCAACTCTTCAAACTCCATGCCTCTATATGTCAATTGCCCGATTCGGCTTGTAAAGTTCCCCTTTGCAG GCGCTTCAAGATGAGAGAAGGGAAAGAAATGAAGAACAAGAAAGAAGAGGAAAGATGGGAGTTGTTGGTGAAGAAAGTGGTGGTAGCTAGAGCCACGTCATCCTTATTATTGCCAAAGAGAAAAAGGGTGGAAGAAGATGCTGAGCAAGATCCAATTGCAGCAGCATGTGGGGAAGCCAATGATAATCATAATCATGTAATTAGAAGAttagtttgttaa